Proteins from a genomic interval of Geotrypetes seraphini chromosome 7, aGeoSer1.1, whole genome shotgun sequence:
- the CCDC32 gene encoding coiled-coil domain-containing protein 32 isoform X4, which translates to MHQEGLNVTRFLLCVEEVGGDPCPTYIPMKMFQNIDSATTRSSEDLWTEICSCLPAANQQEDSSSTFSDSFMGFCAETESESYSSSEHQYENQDGTVQNCIKPWAPLKDSEMYLASLERKLRKIKGMSQEVTAKDMLYTLAQAKKECWDRLLQELSEPEVYVEGQECDER; encoded by the exons ATGCATCAGGAGGGACTCAATGTCACGAGGTTTTTACTTTGTGTTGAGGAAGTAGGTGGAG ACCCTTGTCCTACATATATTCCTATGAAAATGTTTCAGAACATTGACTCTGCTACCACAAGGTCAAGTGAAGACCTCTGGACTGAAATCTGTTCATGTTTGCCAGCTGCTAACCAACAGGAGGATTCTAGCAGTACTTTTTCAGATTCTTTCATGGGTTTCTGTGCAGAAACAGAAAGCGAAAGCTATTCATCCTCCGAACATCAGTATGAAAATCAAGACGGTACTGTCCAAAATTGCATAAAGCCATGGGCTCCATTGAAGGATTCTGAAATGTATTTAGCTTCTCTAG AGAGAAAACTGAGAAAAATTAAGGGGATGTCACAGGAAGTTACTGCTAAAGACATGCTGTACACACTGGCCCAAGCAAAGAAGGAATGTTGGGATCGATTACTGCAGGAATTATCTGAGCCTGAAGTTTACGTGGAAGGACAGGAATGTGATGAAAG
- the CCDC32 gene encoding coiled-coil domain-containing protein 32 isoform X2 produces MHQEGLNVTRFLLCVEEVGGDPCPTYIPMKMFQNIDSATTRSSEDLWTEICSCLPAANQQEDSSSTFSDSFMGFCAETESESYSSSEHQYENQDGTVQNCIKPWAPLKDSEMYLASLERKLRKIKGMSQEVTAKDMLYTLAQAKKECWDRLLQELSEPEVYVEGQECDESTLEHFKRWLQPDKVAVSTEEVQCLIPRELNTEKQETEEESAAAEQ; encoded by the exons ATGCATCAGGAGGGACTCAATGTCACGAGGTTTTTACTTTGTGTTGAGGAAGTAGGTGGAG ACCCTTGTCCTACATATATTCCTATGAAAATGTTTCAGAACATTGACTCTGCTACCACAAGGTCAAGTGAAGACCTCTGGACTGAAATCTGTTCATGTTTGCCAGCTGCTAACCAACAGGAGGATTCTAGCAGTACTTTTTCAGATTCTTTCATGGGTTTCTGTGCAGAAACAGAAAGCGAAAGCTATTCATCCTCCGAACATCAGTATGAAAATCAAGACGGTACTGTCCAAAATTGCATAAAGCCATGGGCTCCATTGAAGGATTCTGAAATGTATTTAGCTTCTCTAG AGAGAAAACTGAGAAAAATTAAGGGGATGTCACAGGAAGTTACTGCTAAAGACATGCTGTACACACTGGCCCAAGCAAAGAAGGAATGTTGGGATCGATTACTGCAGGAATTATCTGAGCCTGAAGTTTACGTGGAAGGACAGGAATGTGATGAAAG caccctggagCATTTCAAGCGCTGGCTCCAGCCAGACAAAGTGGCAGTCAGCACAGAAGAGGTGCAATGCCTTATACCCCGGGAACTTAACACAGAAAAGCAGGAAACTGAAGAAGAATCTGCAGCAGCAGAACAGTGA
- the CCDC32 gene encoding coiled-coil domain-containing protein 32 isoform X3 produces the protein MKMFQNIDSATTRSSEDLWTEICSCLPAANQQEDSSSTFSDSFMGFCAETESESYSSSEHQYENQDGTVQNCIKPWAPLKDSEMYLASLERKLRKIKGMSQEVTAKDMLYTLAQAKKECWDRLLQELSEPEVYVEGQECDESTLEHFKRWLQPDKVAVSTEEVQCLIPRELNTEKQETEEESAAAEQ, from the exons ATGAAAATGTTTCAGAACATTGACTCTGCTACCACAAGGTCAAGTGAAGACCTCTGGACTGAAATCTGTTCATGTTTGCCAGCTGCTAACCAACAGGAGGATTCTAGCAGTACTTTTTCAGATTCTTTCATGGGTTTCTGTGCAGAAACAGAAAGCGAAAGCTATTCATCCTCCGAACATCAGTATGAAAATCAAGACGGTACTGTCCAAAATTGCATAAAGCCATGGGCTCCATTGAAGGATTCTGAAATGTATTTAGCTTCTCTAG AGAGAAAACTGAGAAAAATTAAGGGGATGTCACAGGAAGTTACTGCTAAAGACATGCTGTACACACTGGCCCAAGCAAAGAAGGAATGTTGGGATCGATTACTGCAGGAATTATCTGAGCCTGAAGTTTACGTGGAAGGACAGGAATGTGATGAAAG caccctggagCATTTCAAGCGCTGGCTCCAGCCAGACAAAGTGGCAGTCAGCACAGAAGAGGTGCAATGCCTTATACCCCGGGAACTTAACACAGAAAAGCAGGAAACTGAAGAAGAATCTGCAGCAGCAGAACAGTGA